In Paenibacillus sp. FSL R7-0345, a single window of DNA contains:
- a CDS encoding SAM-dependent methyltransferase, which yields MYPVESLNTLIVQVINKRTLITATLSQLRSKGEVAYTKVQIKPVELKGKLHYQFAYYTGPKVEHRNIPAEEAAAEMMPLLRTTFRQALICTIEADYQVLISKKYKVSILTKSASKEELPDLAHNRKKQYVLDEGEPVPFLVELGIMNNEGKVLARKYDKFRQINRFLEMVEDVLADLPAGRPLTIVDFGCGKSYLTFALYHYLAVRERRELNVVGLDLKADVIAHCSQLAAKLGYDQLKFLVGDIADYNELDQVDMVVTLHACDTATDAALEKAVRWGASVILSVPCCQHELFNQIENDVLSPLLSHGILKERFSALATDAIRAKLLDLMGYRSQLLEFIDMEHTPKNILIRAVKASGGDNAAKWREYSAFRDFLGAKPYLERVCADLLPAEHPAQG from the coding sequence ACAAACGCACCTTAATAACAGCTACATTAAGCCAGCTCCGCAGCAAAGGCGAGGTTGCCTACACCAAGGTTCAGATCAAGCCTGTCGAGCTTAAAGGAAAGCTTCACTATCAGTTTGCCTATTATACCGGACCCAAGGTGGAGCACCGGAACATTCCGGCTGAAGAGGCTGCGGCAGAGATGATGCCGCTGCTGCGGACAACCTTCCGCCAGGCGCTGATCTGTACTATTGAAGCAGATTATCAGGTGCTGATCAGCAAAAAGTATAAGGTATCTATTTTGACGAAATCTGCCAGCAAGGAGGAGCTGCCTGACCTGGCGCACAACCGCAAAAAGCAGTACGTGCTGGATGAAGGCGAGCCGGTACCGTTCCTGGTTGAACTGGGGATTATGAACAATGAAGGTAAAGTTCTGGCCAGAAAGTACGATAAATTCCGTCAGATCAACCGCTTCCTGGAGATGGTTGAGGATGTGCTGGCTGACCTGCCGGCCGGACGGCCGCTGACGATTGTCGATTTCGGCTGCGGAAAATCGTATTTGACGTTCGCCCTTTATCATTATCTGGCCGTACGTGAACGCAGGGAGCTGAATGTAGTCGGCCTTGATCTTAAAGCGGATGTTATTGCCCATTGCAGCCAATTGGCGGCTAAGCTGGGATACGACCAGCTGAAGTTCCTTGTAGGCGACATCGCCGATTACAATGAGCTGGACCAGGTGGACATGGTTGTCACCTTGCATGCCTGTGATACCGCGACTGATGCAGCACTGGAAAAAGCGGTCCGCTGGGGCGCTTCCGTCATTCTCTCTGTTCCCTGCTGCCAGCATGAGCTGTTTAATCAGATAGAAAATGATGTGCTTAGCCCGCTGCTGTCGCACGGAATTCTCAAAGAGCGCTTCTCGGCACTTGCTACCGACGCTATCCGGGCCAAGCTGCTGGATCTGATGGGCTACCGCAGCCAGCTGCTGGAGTTCATCGATATGGAGCATACACCCAAGAACATCCTGATCCGCGCCGTTAAAGCCAGCGGCGGTGACAACGCGGCTAAATGGCGCGAATACAGCGCCTTCCGTGATTTTTTGGGAGCCAAGCCGTATCTTGAACGGGTCTGCGCAGACCTGCTTCCTGCAGAGCATCCGGCACAGGGCTGA